A single Metarhizium brunneum chromosome 5, complete sequence DNA region contains:
- the SPP2 gene encoding Pre-mRNA-splicing factor SPP2, with amino-acid sequence MSEPSKGRIAIKFGSTSSTPSSNKTSRPAPPSSLGKRPRSHAALGADSDSDSDDDRRGRHEAITGFGADGAETRHKKKEDVKREYVIERQANRDWRGEIRAQRGDNRPAEARGHQHNQNGSAERTPADQDKGLLWGLTIKEKNDQPSPEPQDTPSETAKEAPKPKTADDEALDALLGNKPKETRVITTEDDVYKRDAATAGAASTLEDYEAMPIEEFGAALLRGMGWDGEHRGPKSKDVRRRQNRLGLGAKELKGVEDLGGWNQNGAKKRSRPRLHEYNREQNKRKEERGREDSYKRERERERDRERNGHRERDRDGDRDHHRDRRERDMDRDRDRGRHRDYDRDRRR; translated from the coding sequence ATGTCGGAGCCCTCCAAAGGTCGAATAGCCATTAAATTCGGCTCAACATCTTCAACCCCGTCCTCTAACAAAACCTCCCGTccagcaccaccatcaaGCCTCGGAAAGCGGCCCCGATCCCACGCTGCCCTCGGCGCAGACTCGGACTCAGACTCAGACGACGACCGTCGCGGACGCCACGAAGCCATCACCGGGTTCGGCGCAGATGGTGCGGAGACGCGACacaaaaagaaggaggatgTGAAGAGAGAATACGTCATCGAGCGGCAAGCGAATAGAGATTGGAGAGGGGAGATCCGCGCACAGAGGGGAGACAATCGACCCGCGGAAGCCAGAGGACACCAGCACAACCAAAATGGGAGCGCAGAGAGAACACCAGCAGACCAAGACAAAGGTCTATTATGGGGCCTGACCATCAAAGAAAAGAACGACCAGCCTTCCCCCGAGCCACAAGACACCCCGTCAGAGACGGCCAAGGAAGCACCCAAACCCAAGAcggcagacgacgaggccctcGACGCGCTGCTAGGCAACAAACCGAAAGAAACCAGAGTCATAACCACCGAAGACGACGTGTACAAACGCGATGCCGCAACCGCAGGCGCCGCCTCCACGCTGGAAGACTACGAAGCAATGCCCATTGAAGAATTCGGCGCCGCCCTCTTGCgcgggatgggatgggacgGGGAACACCGCGGGCCAAAGTCAAAGGACGTGCGTAGGCGGCAAAACCGACTCGGCCTTGGCGCGAAAGAGCTGAAGGGTGTAGAAGATCTAGGCGGTTGGAACCAGAACGGCGCGAAAAAGAGGAGCCGGCCCCGGCTGCACGAGTACAATCGGGaacaaaataaaagaaaggaagaacGAGGCAGAGAAGATAGCTATAAGAGAGAgcgggagagggagagggacAGAGAGAGAAATGGTCATAGGGAACGAGATAGGGATGGGGACAGAGATCATCATAGAGATAGGAGAGAAAGGGATATGGATAGGGATAGGGATAGGGGTAGACACAGGGACTACGACCGGGATAGAAGACGGTAA
- the mip-1 gene encoding DNA polymerase gamma yields the protein MNTLCPAAGHVQRTSTASVVRIARHQAPRRLAWRAYVRWQSDVAKQDNGRRPGSLAIPSQPRYNEIGVQLLSSHVFSQIFPDGCEPPPEELVKLSKDHLQRHDLLGKNTDDSKPIAFDLPQLEGRTLDEHFYKLGSDCAEPYLSFAKQFARASVPPKPRKWVRRSGWTKYYPDGRSEPVDVPDEHMLCFDTEVMWKESPFAVMACASSPTAWYAWLSPWLLGKSKNDRQLIPLGDPAKERVVVGHNVGYDRARVLEEYGIEQSRNSFIDTMSLHVAVNGMCSQQRPTWMRHKKNRELRERVASQTPDNDLAELLTSKSMHDEEELWVERSSVNSLRDVAKFHLNVSIDKAVRDDFGELDRKGVLAKLDELMDYCAADVAITHRVYQIVFPNFLEVCPHPVSFAALRHLASVILPVNKSWDAYIANAEATYHKLSDAVQERLVGLTEKALEIKSDITKWQNDPWMKQLDWSGQEVRMVKGKRKDDPPRPAARQKKPGMPQWYKDLFPKNDSPINVTVRTRIAPLLLRLAWDGHPLFWSDKYGWTFRVPRDESAKYTAKQMIQCTFDETELALRDDREHYYFKLPHKDGPTARCANPMAKGYLRYFEAGTLSSEYEYAKEALEMNASCSYWISARDRIMSQMVVYDKDIPNRQASGRPRTKSKADSYGFILPQVIPMGTITRRAVENTWLTASNAKKNRVGSELKAMVKAPKGYCFVGADVDSEELWIASLVGDATFKLHGGNAIGFMTLEGTKAAGTDLHSRTAGILGITRNDAKVFNYGRIYGAGLKFAATLLRQFNPSLSERQTMEVASRLYANTKGTKTNRKVIHNKPFWRGGTESFVFNKLEEFAEQERPRTPVLGAGITEALMSRFISKGGYLTSRINWAIQSSGVDYLHLLIVSMDFLIRRFNISARLAVTVHDEIRYLVKEQDKYRAAMALQVANVWTRAMFAQQVGINDLPQSCAYFSAVDIDHVLRKEVDMDCITPSHPTAIAPGESLDISTLLEKGSEAMLDPAVVPDSKSAPQPGQYQYTPRVPVMEAMQDTPGHSLSFIKAQIIDSDDELQNMVKDMKKVQAAAGADKEKPMAKRSLKKVLPYHAQPQLIPMEEPMSVSEALRTKYRNEHDGKNNKWPWPRTPNKSQRTSTRL from the exons ATGAATACGCTTTGTCCTGCTGCTGGTCACGTCCAGCGCACGTCCACAGCCAGTGTCGTGCGCATTGCTCGCCATCAGGCGCCTCGTCGGCTTGCATGGCGTGCCTATGTTCGCTGGCAGTCTGATGTCGCCAAACAGGACAATGGCAGACGTCCCGGGAGCCTAGCAA TTCCCTCTCAGCCTAGATACAACGAAATCGGCGTGCAACTGCTGAGCTCCCATGTGTTCAGCCAAATATTTCCCGACGGGTGCGAGCCTCCCCCCGAAGAGCTTGTGAAGCTGTCCAAAGATCATTTACAACGCCATGACCTGCTTGGAAAGAACACCGACGATTCCAAACCCATCGCGTTTGACCTGCCACAACTAGAGGGACGTACTCTTGATGAACACTTCTACAAACTCGGCTCCGATTGCGCAGAGCCCTACCTTTCATTTGCCAAACAATTCGCCCGGGCTAGTGTTCCTCCAAAGCCTAGAAAATGGGTTCGCCGTAGTGGATGGACCAAGTATTATCCTGATGGAAGAAGCGAACCGGTCGATGTTCCCGACGAGCACATGCTGTGCTTTGATACGGAAGTCATGTGGAAAGAGAGCCCATTTGCTGTCATGGCATGCGCCTCAAGTCCCACAGCCTGGTACGCATGGCTGTCTCCGTGGCTTCTGGGGAAATCAAAAAATGATCGTCAACTTATTCCCCTTGGTGACCCTGCCAAGGAGCGGGTGGTTGTTGGACATAATGTGGGATACGACCGTGCTAGGGTACTAGAAGAATACGGCATTGAGCAGTCACGAAATTCTTTCATTGATACAATGTCACTTCACGTTGCCGTCAACGGCATGTGCTCACAACAGAGGCCAACGTGGATGAGGCACAAGAAGAATCGCGAACTCAGGGAACGAGTTGCGAGCCAGACCCCCGATAACGACCTTGCAGAGCTTTTGACCAGTAAAAGTAtgcatgatgaagaggagctCTGGGTTGAACGCAGTTCGGTAAACTCGCTGCGCGATGTCGCCAAATTTCATCTCAATGTGTCCATTGATAAGGCTGTGCGAGACGACTTCGGCGAGCTTGACCGCAAGGGCGTCTTGGCGAAATTAGATGAACTAATGGATTATTGCGCTGCAGATGTGGCCATCACACATCGCGTTTACCAGATTGTATTTCCCAACTTTCTCGAGGTCTGCCCTCATCCAGTCAGCTTCGCGGCCCTACGCCATCTTGCTTCCGTCATTTTACCCGTCAACAAATCGTGGGATGCGTACATTGCGAATGCCGAAGCTACGTACCACAAGCTATCTGATGCCGTCCAGGAACGACTCGTTGGGTTGACCGAGAAGGCCTTGGAAATCAAGAGTGACATAACCAAGTGGCAAAACGATCCCTGGATGAAGCAACTAGACTGGTCAGGACAGGAAGTTCGCATGGTCAAAGGGAAACGCAAGGACGATCCACCACGCCCTGCCGCCCGGCAGAAGAAGCCGGGAATGCCACAATGGTATAAAGATCTTTTCCCAAAGAATGATTCGCCTATCAACGTTACAGTCCGCACGCGAATAGCCCCTCTGCTTCTTAGGCTGGCTTGGGATGGCCACCCATTGTTTTGGTCAGACAAGTATGGGTGGACTTTTCGAGTTCCCCGTGACGAATCAGCGAAATACACCGCAAAGCAGATGATCCAGTGTACCTTTGACGAAACGGAGCTTGCTCTCCGGGATGATAGAGAGCATTATTATTTCAAGCTTCCGCACAAGGATGGACCGACAGCCCGATGTGCTAATCCCATGGCGAAAGGTTACTTGCGTTATTTCGAGGCTGGCACACTGTCGTCGGAATACGAGTATGCCAAAGAAGCTCTAGAAATGAATGCTTCATGTTCTTACTGGATAAGCGCAAGAGACCGGATCATGTCTCAAATGGTAGTTTATGACAAAGATATCCCCAACAGACAGGCATCCGGACGACCACGGACCAAGTCGAAGGCAGATTCTTACGGCTTCATCCTGCCCCAAGTTATCCCCATGGGAACGATTACTAGGCGAGCAGTGGAAAATACATGGCTGACGGCCAGCAACGCAAAGAAGAACCGCGTCGGCTCTGAACTAAAGGCCATGGTAAAGGCTCCTAAGGGGTATTGTTTTGTAGGAGCTGATGTCGACTCCGAGGAGCTCTGGATTGCCAGCTTGGTTGGAGATGCGACTTTCAAActccatggcggcaacgCCATTGGTTTCATGACACTTGAAGGCACAAAAGCAGCAGGCACAGACCTGCACTCACGGACAGCTGGCATCCTAGGTATTACGAGAAACGATGCCAAGGTCTTCAACTACGGACGTATTTACGGGGCTGGCTTGAAGTTTGCGGCTACTCTACTGCGACAGTTTAACCCCAGCCTGTCCGAGAGACAAACCATGGAAGTGGCTTCGAGGCTGTATGCCAATACCAAGGGCACGAAGACGAATCGCAAGGTTATTCATAATAAGCCTTTCTGGAGAGGAGGCACAGAGTCATTTGTCTTCAATAAGCTTGAAGAGTTTGCCGAGCAAGAACGCCCGCGGACCCCAGTTCTCGGGGCTGGAATTACAGAAGCTCTCATGAGCCGCTTTATCAGCAAAGGTGGCTACCTCACGTCGCGAATTAACTGGGCTATTCAATCCTCAGGCGTCGACTATCTGCACCTGCTTATCGTCTCTATGGACTTCCTTATTAGGAGATTCAACATCAGTGCTCGCCTAGCCGTTACCGTCCATGATGAGATTCGATATCTTGTCAAAGAACAGGACAAGTaccgcgccgccatggctctcCAAGTCGCCAATGTCTGGACACGAGCAATGTTTGCGCAACAGGTTGGCATCAATGACCTACCCCAATCTTGTGCGTATTTTTCTGCAGTGGATATCGACCATGTCCTGCGCAAGGAAGTAGATATGGACTGCATTACGCCAAGTCACCCTACCGCAATCGCGCCCGGCGAAAGCTTAGACATCAGTACGTTACTCGAGAAGGGATCAGAGGCCATGCTAGACCCCGCGGTCGTTCCAGACTCGAAATCCGCACCCCAACCCGGACAATACCAGTATACCCCTCGCGTTCCCGTGATGGAGGCAATGCAGGACACGCCTGGGCATAGCTTGTCTTTCATTAAAGCACAAATCATCGATAGCGACGACGAACTTCAAAATATGGTCAAGGATATGAAGAAGGTGCAAGCTGCGGCAGGTGCTGACAAGGAGAAGCCCATGGCTAAAAGAAGCCTGAAAAAGGTGCTACCGTACCACGCACAGCCTCAACTAATCCCCATGGAAGAGCCAATGTCCGTTTCTGAGGCGCTGCGCACCAAGTATCGAAACGAGCACGATGGGAAGAACAACAagtggccgtggcccagaACTCCCAATAAGAGCCAAAGGACAAGCACGAGGCTTTAG
- the NUP192 gene encoding Nucleoporin NUP192, which translates to MAEVMILDALQAFHRELVALRSGFGDATESLNNELLVQTFEKELEKLWECPAKNDKSRNVVKSGKLSIEEQEFTINEKFQQDALLLSDELDLDEIEAAKCLLESQDDPSVLGRSLLECGIIRFHQQRKYTLDALRLLLELDSVEDDAEESGALETIKMFVAARLFQSRTGGAKRYVPRCMAAMGKIKSWLQRLADKIAAAQALSQVKPDQLSEEVETIEFSRVSLIQQHELLGVVLCRLVEKRQADLSDFMDFVSTLKKLDKYDNLLAHLVPAMGAYISVFGSTEGGYDLIKVREVHSKLFPAADDSTWPLPHFHAAFRAWWLAEYSGFYLDDPPEAAIPPGTDLDEEDRQRSKQFLDALKDGAFDFLLSVAGDVKPADWHDSVRVGMRNWLTRKSSALTADSVQFAGFFQLCLMSQIEVFVDAFISNLPDVLRKLRVEEDEQRQLSQAHEQDLDLERFLLIIAYSYEGRAEAAANFWSDPDSNLAGFMHWASRRASTPLVTAFCEMLQAIAGNDDCATAAHEFLLDDGHQSSGKMRRSQSLTWTQIFRELDFFSEKIRQKPTTTQTSRYRSGKPANEHVETEPESAMMLECYLRLMAKLATESETSRLFLLQNANYNLVDVLYELASSPVPPRLRGCVFMALKALMSRKTIQESHTMWTCLENWITGGYAGPVAGPLRQAQPAPLISMDRILDEMSSGFEDPESFVQLLLSLVSPAIDSSPLNDSLPFPETLGSNSRNPGVEVYVDFVMGLVFANKAQELQDKHQLRVLRLSCLDFMLTCLSTFNEDLIVIANETTIMIDSVISTTDLATYVRKHPFARVMEWMFNDKVMTALFNTIHQEPADVGNAAPDSPLILGILRAVEVISKVLDLEATYLDLVRPLIKTQPGARRQPVTNAPYASFQDGLVTRLNLVVDLGNYCGIGHPALTLACLKLLERMSSSSKITATWSGSGRQSHRNKAIVAMEANGEHESISRCFSSELMAPLEAGREADSPNYITKIYILDFLLQCLSTTPKEPTIAHLLLGFKCGVDSVTIENNSAFSNQTSLFHTLLRLLMEIPSGDAEGMRQWLIAIKSRVMRILHILWGSPLSAPWVINDLRENEFLFHLLIRETVIQPELPWEGQNVATLHFPVTDGASTLVDFLTIRSLTLEYMAMELCMISQGRIPSTKRRIFEALNGQVTGDGNQVIQTPTVFDLFDFLLPEGIWDFPPPPIQFYKDVDITICVENDADGNAIHNIDRVKEILLFKRGESQSQGSVISVQDLAIIEREEGMIIEYLVSNNRQKQIATQCLRVLRSWTRLLLVMIECNDFKGTAQTSFFLQALQAVLPSLEAFASDRPKEALELAKLARVLLFKLDLGSQDMSDKHSGSIGNLVSDKLYQLFQICLQAIGKWAGTAELRSVYYEICYRYLTGMSEQGALSPTRPKTTKTIQVYGERLINVICDDAYCGEPTYQASALVLLNSLVNVGRHENDSHVIETLNKLNFIGILVDSLRNIMQEWQDAYTAGHTDQQNYQNARLALLLQMAQSRHGAKYILYANLFRAIDTSGLFTADPELQSDVQNSRALEQHYDLLAKVVRIIGAALLSRGSHNIVQGRKFLTDHRMLVTHTLKRSAGIGGGAGNEALDEKISDLADGLMVVIAATGFLEYENESVVESMKPNQALFH; encoded by the exons ATGGCCGAAGTTATGATTTTGGATGCATTGCAGGCCTTTCACCGAGAACTGGTGGCCTTGCGAAGCGGCTTTGGAGATGCAACCGAAAGCCTGAATAACGAACTACTGGTGCAGACATTCGAAAAGGAGTTGGAGAAACTGTGGGAATGCCCTGCCAAAAACGACAAGAGCCGGAACGTGGTTAAGTCAG GGAAACTTTCAATTGAAGAACAAGAGTTTACCATCAACGAGAAATTTCAACAAGACGCGCTTTTATTGTCCGACGaactcgacctcgacgaAATCGAAGCTGCAAAATGCCTCCTCGAATCGCAAGATGACCCATCTGTTCTGGGTCGATCTCTTCTGGAATGTGGTATCATTCGCTTTCACCAACAGCGCAAATATACCTTGGACGCGTTGAGGCTACTGCTGGAATTGGATAGCGTTGAAGACGATGCAGAAGAATCCGGGGCTCTGGAAACCATCAAGATGTTTGTCGCGGCCAGGTTGTTTCAATCGCGAACCGGGGGGGCCAAGCGATACGTGCCACGTTgcatggcagccatgggGAAGATTAAAAGCTGGCTACAACGGCTGGCAGACAAGATTGCTGCCGCGCAAGCTCTGAGTCAAGTCAAGCCCGACCAGCTATCTGAAGAGGTGGAAACCATTGAGTTTTCTCGGGTGAGCTTGATACAGCAGCACGAGCTTTTGGGTGTTGTCCTCTGCCGTCTCGTTGAGAAGAGACAAGCAGATCTGTCGGATTTTATGGACTTTGTCTCTACGCTAAAGAAGTTGGACAAGTACGATAATCTTCTTG CACATTTGGTTCCTGCAATGGGAGCCTATATCTCAGTTTTCGGATCCACTGAAGGGGGTTATGATTTGATTAAAGTACGAGAGGTGCATAGCAAGCTCTTTCCCGCCGCAGACGATTCAACTTGGCCGTTACCACATTTTCATGCCGCATTCAGGGCCTGGTGGCTCGCCGAATACAGTGGCTTTTACCTTGATGATCCGCCTGAGGCAGCTATTCCCCCAGGAACCGACCTAGACGAAGAAGATCGCCAGCGATCGAAACAGTTCCTCGACGCCCTGAAAGATGGTGCCTTTGACTTTTTGCTCTCAGTTGCTGGAGATGTTAAACCAGCTGACTGGCACGACTCAGTTCGTGTGGGCATGCGAAATTGGCTCACAAGAAAGTCGTCTGCACTAACGGCCGATTCCGTGCAATTTGCAGGATTCTTTCAATTGTGTCTCATGTCACAAATTGAAGTGTTTGTAGATGCATTCATATCAAACCTTCCAGACGTCTTGAGAAAACTCAGGGTAGAGGAGGACGAGCAAAGACAACTTAGCCAGGCACATGAGCAAGACCTAGACTTGGAACGATTCCTCCTTATCATCGCTTACTCTTATGAAGGACGTGCAGAGGCGGCTGCGAACTTCTGGTCAGACCCAGACAGTAATCTCGCAGGCTTCATGCATTGGGCATCCAGGAGAGCTTCGACGCCCCTGGTCACAGCTTTTTGTGAAATGCTTCAAGCGATAGCTGGAAACGATGATTGCGCCACGGCTGCGCACGAATTTCTTCTCGATGACGGCCACCAATCTTCAGGCAAAATGAGAAGATCTCAGTCATTGACTTGGACACAGATCTTTAGAGAGCTGGACTTCTTTTCTGAAAAGATCAGACAAAAGCCTACAACAACACAGACATCACGGTACCGCAGTGGTAAGCCGGCGAATGAACATGTCGAGACAGAGCCGGaatcggccatgatgcttgAGTGTTATCTACGTCTAATGGCCAAGCTTGCTACTGAGAGTGAAACTTCGCGGCTATTTTTACTTCAAAATGCAAACTACAATTTGGTCGACGTGCTGTACGAATTAGCTAGCAGTCCAGTTCCCCCGAGACTTCGCGGATGCGTTTTCATGGCACTCAAAGCTCTCATGTCTAGGAAAACCATACAAGAAAGCCACACAATGTGGACGTGTCTGGAAAATTGGATCACTGGTGGTTATGCAGGACCTGTTGCAGGACCCCTGAGACAAGCCCAACCCGCGCCTCTCATTTCGATGGATAGGATCCTGGATGAAATGAGCAGTGGATTCGAAGATCCAGAATCGTTCGTTCAGCTGCTGTTGTCACTTGTTTCACCGGCAATAGACAGTAGTCCCTTGAATGACAGTCTACCATTTCCCGAAACCCTGGGTTCAAATTCACGAAATCCTGGCGTCGAGGTATATGTTGACTTCGTGATGGGATTGGTTTTCGCAAACAAAGCACAGGAGCTGCAGGACAAACACCAGTTGCGCGTGCTGAGGCTAAGTTGTCTTGATTTTATGCTGACTTGTTTGTCGACATTCAATGAAGATTTGATTGTGATTGCAAACGAAACCACAATCATGATTGACTCCGTCATCTCGACCACCGATCTTGCAACCTACGTTCGGAAGCATCCGTTTGCGAGGGTCATGGAATGGATGTTCAATGACAAGGTCATGACGGCACTGTTCAACACAATTCACCAAGAACCTGCGGATGTGGGCAATGCCGCTCCTGACTCGCCCTTAATTCTCGGTATATTAAGAGCCGTTGAAGTAATTTCCAAGGTTCTTGACCTGGAGGCGACGTATCTTGATTTAGTGAGACCGCTCATCAAAACACAACCCGGAGCTAGACGCCAACCTGTTACCAATGCACCATATGCCTCTTTCCAAGATGGGCTTGTCACTAGACTGAATCTTGTTGTGGACCTTGGAAATTACTGCGGCATCGGACACCCAGCTCTTACCTTGGCCTGCCTCAAACTTCTGGAGAGAATgtcctcatcatcaaagaTTACAGCAACTTGGTCAGGGTCTGGTCGCCAATCGCACCGTAACAAAGCCATTGTGGCCATGGAAGCAAATGGCGAACATGAATCGATTTCAAGATGCTTTTCGTCGGAGCTCATGGCGCCACTAGAAGCTGGACGTGAGGCGGATTCCCCAAACTACATTACGAAAATCTATATCCTAGATTTCCTCCTTCAGTGTCTCTCAACGACTCCAAAGGAACCAACTATTGCGCATTTGCTTCTTGGCTTCAAGTGTGGCGTGGACTCGGTCACGATTGAAAACAATAGTGCATTTTCAAATCAAACATCTTTGTTCCACACACTTCTTCGACTGTTAATGGAAATCCCGTCTGGAGATGCAGAGGGCATGAGACAATGGCTAATTGCGATCAAGTCAAGGGTGATGCGTATTCTCCACATTCTTTGGGGCTCACCTCTTTCGGCGCCTTGGGTGATTAATGACCTGAGAGAAAATGAGTTCCTGTTCCACCTTCTCATCCGCGAAACAGTCATTCAGCCTGAACTGCCTTGGGAAGGCCAGAATGTAGCAACATTACATTTCCCCGTTACCGATGGAGCCTCTACCCTCGTCGATTTCCTGACAATAAGAAGCTTGACGCTGGAATATATGGCCATGGAGTTGTGTATGATTTCTCAAGGTCGAATTCCTAGCACAAAGCGACGGATTTTCGAGGCTCTGAATGGACAAGTCACAGGAGACGGCAACCAAGTCATACAAACACCAACTGTGTTTGACTTGTTCGATTTCCTACTCCCGGAAGGGATCTGGGATTTCCCGCCTCCTCCGATCCAGTTTTACAAAGACGTGGATATCACCATCTGCGTGGAAAATGATGCTGACGGAAATGCCATTCACAACATAGATCGCGTCAAGGAGATTCTTCTCTTCAAACGTGGAGAATCCCAGAGCCAGGGTAGCGTGATATCTGTTCAAGACCTTGCTATCATTGAAAGGGAAGAAGGGATGATTATTGAATACCTCGTTTCGAATAACCGACAGAAGCAGATCGCGACCCAATGTCTGAGAGTGCTGAGGTCATGGACGCGGTTGTTACTCGTCATGATTGAGTGCAATGATTTCAAAGGCACAGCTCAGACATCATTTTTCCTTCAGGCACTCCAAGCTGTGCTCCCTAGCCTCGAAGCATTTGCTTCAGACCGACCAAAGGAGGCTCTAGAGCTGGCGAAACTAGCCCGAGTATTGCTGTTCAAACTCGACTTGGGCAGCCAAGACATGTCAGATAAGCACAGCGGGTCCATTGGCAACCTGGTGAGCGACAAACTTTACCAACTATTTCAGATTTGTCTGCAGGCAATTGGGAAGTGGGCCGGCACAGCCGAACTCCGGTCAGTCTATTATGAGATCTGCTACCGATATCTCACCGGCATGTCTGAGCAGGGTGCGCTGAGCCCAACCCGCCCCAAAACAACAAAGACTATTCAGGTGTACGGCGAGAGGCTGATCAACGTGATTTGCGACGATGCTTATTGCGGCGAGCCGACATATCAGGCGTCAGCCCTTGTTCTTCTAAACTCTctcgtcaatgttggccgaCATGAAAACGACAGTCATGTAATCGAGACCCTCAACAAGCTCAACTTTATTGGTATCCTGGTCGATTCCCTTCGCAACATCATGCAAGAATGGCAAGACGCCTACACAGCTG gcCACACGGATCAGCAAAACTACCAAAACGCCCGTCTTGCGCTGCTCCTCCAAATGGCCCAATCCCGCCACGGCGCCAAATACATCCTCTATGCCAACCTCTTCCGCGCGATTGACACTAGCGGTCTCTTCACGGCCGACCCTGAGCTGCAGAGTGATGTGCAAAACTCGCGTGCCCTGGAGCAGCACTATGACCTCTTGGCAAAAGTCGTTCGTATCATTGGCGCCGCCCTCCTCAGCAGGGGAAGCCATAACATTGTCCAGGGGCGCAAATTCCTCACCGACCACAGGATGCTGGTGACGCATACACTCAAGAGAAGTGCTGGCATCGGCGGGGGTGCGGGCAACGAGGCACTGGATGAGAAGATTAGCGACCTTGCCGATGGGCTCATGGTTGTGATTGCCGCGACTGGCTTCTTGGAG TATGAGAACGAATCCGTAGTTGAGTCGATGAAGCCGAATCAAGCACTGTTCCATTAA